DNA sequence from the Raphanus sativus cultivar WK10039 unplaced genomic scaffold, ASM80110v3 Scaffold0322, whole genome shotgun sequence genome:
AACTAGATGTTCTCACCAAGAAATTATTTGAATGCATTATCACTTTTTGTAAATGGTTATCACTTTTTGTGTATCATTATTACTTattgatattaatttattaagatTCCCATATCGAAAAAGAAAGAAGTTTCAGTTTACAGAATTCATCTCTTCTTTAAACTTAACCATTGCAGCTCTTGGCAACGTAATCATGACTTGAACCCCTCCGACCATAGAAGGTTCTAACCTCGACGCTGGCATGACTATACTAAGAATTCTAGCTATCTCTGGTGGGACCACCGGGACAATATTCACCGGCTCACCCCACCCGAAATTCATCGATCCAAAAATCCCAATGTTCCTCCAGTCCGTCAAACAAAATCTTCCTTTGATCGTTAAATTCATACTGATGATACTTTTAGTGTTGGTAAGCTCTTCTTGGAGATAATCTTTATCGTGAGCCTTTCTTTTTGCTTGTTTTAAGAGTTTCACGATGTCAGAGATGGTTAACTCTTCCACTTCTTTAACGGTTAATGATACATAAATGTCTATGTATGCATTACCGTAGTATCCGTCTGGTAAAGGTGGATTCACTGCGTTTCGGATTCCTACAGCTAAACCCAAAGATGTGACTCCATCTCGATCCAAACTCAGAGCTTTAACTCTTGACTTCCACAAATAAGCTCCTATAACTTCGAAAGTAGTGAGTGCCTCATTAGAGAAATCATACTCTTTCAGTGTAGCTTCTTTCAGTCTTCTTATGCTCTCAGCTCTGATACTTATTTTTTCAGTTACCTGATTACACATATAGAAAATAAGTAAAGtaagaaatattaattttagattataaaataagaataaataagTTACCCGAACTTTTTCTTTTAgttgttttaaaaatgatttgttTTCCTAGAGAAAACATTGTTTTGAGCTTTCATTcatcataaaattttaattttattactaGATTATGATCCACTCTTTCAAatggcgggtatatttttgttaagaaaaaaatttcaaacaatttttatatttaagtttttttaataatatttgtatttagtattaatttaattttatataatagtcctttaaataaatgaaataaattattgGACCAAACATTTATCAATTGGATATTATcctattttaaaagaataaactagattatgacccaCCCTTTTaactttaaagggcgggtataaatttatattttttttgaaaatttaacttTGATATTTGTTGTTTGTTGCCATGTACAAAcccataaaataattttttaatggTTATGGAAGTTGGTTATGTTTTTCATAGATgcagttatatatattatgcagttatattttaaatccagttatatttttaaattggacacaACTTTTTATCAATTGGTTGTGCTGctgaattaatagaatagatatatgttgtgaaaaataatttatgtatacatatatatatatagatatatgtatgtatattttgCAAAGTTTGGGACAGAGAAAATcactattgattttttttttaattttgagtatctaaccaaaaaataaaaataaatgtttcaCGCAATGGATCTGATCTTTTTAACaagttttgtttcatttttagcaaagtttaatttaaaattcatgCAAGAAGTATTTTTGTATAGTGCgtaaattaatgaattattttcatttttgtttctttcttctttttattgaAGAAAAGTTTGTTCCCATGGTACttcattttttattcatttcttcaaatttgaaaactgAACAATATTTCTTCAATTTTGAATATAAACTTTTGAATTATAAAACTAATCCTTAGCTTTaacatgattttatttttatctaaatatataataaatgtgATGTAAcctaattaatttcaaaatttatattattttttcatctaTCAGATGAAAAAAGTAAAGAACATGAAAATATTCTTTTCGGATTATTCTAGGTTCGATTAGAAAACGTTAAGATAAAATAAGCTCATTTCTCACTTGAGAACACTTAAATAGTCATTAtaggataaatatataaatttggtcTTTTCATAAAATGTAttgttctttatttatttattctgttatGTGTAATGATCGTATTATATATGATgacatttaatttataataaatagtaaTCATGTTGgataaatatttagataaatttaGTAAACTTGAGAAAGTACAATGTGTTattataattacttttaaaattgtcatataatatatttgaaatatataaaagagaaaatgaagTAAACTACTGAAAAACATGCTATCTGATTTTTTTGAAAGAGTTAACTTTTTCTTATGAATGAAACTAATCATTGGAGATGCTGCAATATTTTTAGGTGAAAGTAGTTGTGAGAGGTCTATTCACTAAGTTTTCTAATAGATCTAAATTATGataccattttttttaaatggttagAGCATTTCAGTTGAAGATATCTCATTGAATATttgaaggaaaaagaaaaaaattgaaaaaaagaattaatttaaaaacttcaGATAAAAGTATTTGTCTTTTTATGAATGGTAAactttttgaaagaaatatattgtaaatttagaGAAGAAGCGAAAATAATAGTCAGAAGGATAATTCCACATGCAAGGAGAATATATTCCTAGCCGAAACTTGCAGGCCGAGAAAACCTGTCGTTAGCTAATATCCAAATATGTTACAacttaaaataatgttttttaaaaataaagttaaaatactgttttttcttgtttttatccGAGGGTTCATAAACTCTAATGAAAGGGTCCGAAAATCATATGCAGGAAATATTGTAAACAAAGCTTTAttagttgtccaaaaaaaaaactaagcttTATTAAAACATTCCTAAAGAAAAGATTATTTATAATACTTTTAGATTCTTTAGGGATCTCCAGTTTCTTTTTCCTCAGCATTACCAAGTCTaatgaaaactttaaaactagtgatctttgtattgTACACATACCCAATCATCAGTCGGTAAGTAGGGTGAACTAGCCGTGTCACCTTCGGGAACGAAGGGAACTTGATCGTTTTCTATAGGCCTTCCCACGAGTCTCTCTCTTTCCCAAACCGGTGTCACCGTAGGCATATTCTTCCCGCCGGCCAACTCTGTCAAGGCGCACATGATATGTCCCTCTCCATATCCATCGCACATTGAATGCGGCAGAGCAACCCCTAAGATAAATCCTCCACATTCAAAGTTGGTCACCTGTCATCGTCATTGGTATTTCACTTTGTAAATTAAGCCAGTCAAGAAGAGAAGTATTATGGTATTACCGTATTAGGGACGACCTTACATTTTTCCACTAAAGGGTTTCACTATGTAATTTACTGTTTCACTAACAGATTTTATTTACTTCTactaatatttacaaaaaaatcaatctaGTCAGTTTCATAAGTCTCGATCTCAAGTTAGTTCAAACAACGATTACTTacaaaagtcaataaatttttttaaaaaaatattatatctaatgtcattattaaaatttctatttattttatctttttaatatttttttattcagatTTCAAGtttaaaaattcttaatttaATGCACcgtttacaatttttattatcatatgTAATAAGTGTCTTAAATTAATATGAGCAAAAtagtataaaagaaaaaaaagtacattgaaaatacaaaactaGTACTATCTCtgtgaaacaaataaaaatctcaaaactaCTATCTTCATGGAACAAAGGGAATATATtctaataaactaataatatcaacattttattatatactGTTATTTGCTAAATATTTCTTTGTCTTTGAATTCTCACGTTAAAATTTAGAGCACCTAAAATCTTTACTACCACtaatga
Encoded proteins:
- the LOC130501898 gene encoding spermidine sinapoyl-CoA acyltransferase-like; its protein translation is MPTQKSSSIHLMVEKKLTEIVKPPKHIPSHTLSLSTLDNAPYNEVMYKMCYVFKARNVGYDDNQPNYLVREALSVLLGYYYPLSGTLKRRDTDRKLQLSCGSDEDGVEFTVATANVKLSSLKYLENIDSDLALKFLPEVQVDKDGYPPFALQVTNFECGGFILGVALPHSMCDGYGEGHIMCALTELAGGKNMPTVTPVWERERLVGRPIENDQVPFVPEGDTASSPYLPTDDWVTEKISIRAESIRRLKEATLKEYDFSNEALTTFEVIGAYLWKSRVKALSLDRDGVTSLGLAVGIRNAVNPPLPDGYYGNAYIDIYVSLTVKEVEELTISDIVKLLKQAKRKAHDKDYLQEELTNTKSIISMNLTIKGRFCLTDWRNIGIFGSMNFGWGEPVNIVPVVPPEIARILSIVMPASRLEPSMVGGVQVMITLPRAAMVKFKEEMNSVN